ATGCGGGTGCCTTCGTGGGCCTGCCTGGGGCTGCCCAGCCTGACTATGCGCACGGCCATCGTCGTCTCCTGGGTGCTGCGCTCAGCCGCACCATAGCCGCGCGCGTCGCGGCCGGCCAGCGCCCTACTCCACCACCCCGATCATCGGCCCCAACTTGGCGCCGGAGCCGCGCCGCTTCAGCGCGGGCGCGCGCAGGGTGGAGATCGCGCCGTCCAGGTACAGCGCATCGCTGCAATGCAGAACGTCGCGGAAATGGCGGGCGAATTCGTACAGCGTCACCGGCTCGTCGCTGATGACGAAATAGGCGATGGGCCCGTCCACGCCGACGCCGTTGCGCACGTGGCGCGACTTGGAATCCGGGCCCAGGCGCGGGTGGATCGCCCCGCCCTGCAGCAGCAAGGGACCGGACTGGGTGGCCAGGCGCACGCCTTGCGCCTGCGCCGGGTACCGCGAGGATTCGATCACCCGCGGCCCCTGCGCGCCCAGCAGGAACACGCCGTTGGGCTTGAGGTAGAAGTTGCCCTCGCCTTCGCGCAGGTTCAGCGGCGCCAGTTCCTGGCCGTCGATCACCAGCAGCCCGACCGGCGAATAGTCGGGCTCGTACATGCCGGCGTTCATGGCGAAGCGCAGCGACTGACCGCGCGACCGCAGCCAAGCGTCCAGACGCTTGAGCTGCAGCAGCGGCTTGCCCTGGTCGTCGCGCAGGAACAGGCGCAGGTCCTCGCTGCGCGTGTCCACGCGCAACACCGTGTAGCGCGGCTCGCGCGCCGGAGCGGCGGCGCCGAACAAGGCGGCCAGGGCGATCAGGGCGCGGGCGAGCAGCTTCATGCGGCCAGCTTAGCCGCTGCCGGTCACCGCCACGTCGCCCACCCACAGCCGGGTCCAGCGCTCGATCTTCTGCTCGCGGCTCAGCAGCTGCGGCGAGGCGTCCACCGCGGGCAGGAACGCATCGCGCCGGTCCAGCGCGGTGGCGTTGACCGCGGCGTACAGGCGGCCATCCTGTTCGTAGGTGACCGCGACCAGCACGCCACAGCGCGCGCACAGGCGGAACAGCGCCGCCTCCGAGCCCTGCCGGTACGCCAGCAGGCCGGCGGCGTCGGCCACCCGGATGCGCAGGCGCCCGGTCGGATCGGACACGTAGGCCGCGCCGTGCTTGCGGCAGAAATCGCAGTCGCAGGCGCGCGGCGCGGTGTCCTGTGGCGTCAGCGCGGTGGCGAATTCCAGCCGCACAGCGCCGCAGTGGCAGCCGCCCGGCAGCAGGTTCGGGTGGGGGTCGGACATGCGCGTCAGCCGGCCAGAAAGTCGAACAGCTTGGCGCCGTCGGACAGGTCGGCGCGATAGAACTCGGTGTAACCGCAGCGCTCGCAGCTGACGGTCTTGAACTTCCGGGTCGACACGTCCAGCACCGACGACATCAGCCCGCCGGCGCCGCGCAGCTCGGCCACTTCGCAATCGGTGCCACCGCATTTGACGCAAACGTAGGACGACATGCCGCCGGTCTCCGGATCGATTGCCGCGAGTATCGCGCAAGCGCCGCCCGCATGGCGCCGGGCAGGCGTCGCCCACGCACGGCTGGGCGCAAGCGCCGCGCCGGCATCGCTGACCTGGGCTAGATTGTCGCCGTCCCCGACCGTCTCGCGCCGCCATGACCGAAGCCTGCCCAAAGTGCGACAGCGCCGCGCAGCTGCGCAGCAAGTGGCTGCTGATCGATGCCCACGATCCGGAGCGCGCGCAGCGCCATCCCGACACGCGCGGCGCTTGCGCCTGCGAAGGCGAGCTCGGCGTGGACGGGCTCAAGCCCGAGGCCGTGGCGGACGCGCCGCTGCAACAGTTCGTGTCCGGCTTGTACTGCGAGGCCTGCGGCATCGGCTTCGTGCCCGAGGCCATGGCCAAACCCGCGCCGCAGCGCTGGGTGCTGACGCCGGAGGGATACCGGGTAGTGCAGGCAGACGGCACGCTGGGGCCGGCGCAGCCGCGCATGGGCGGCTAGGGCCGCGCAGGCGGCCCGAAGGCGCGATGCGCCCATCCCGGGCGCATCGGCCTGACTTGCGGACTCAGCGCTTGCCGTCTTCCTCTTCCGGCTCGGCGGTCGGGTCGGCGGCCTTGTCCTTCTTCTTGTCTTTCTTCTTGTCCTTGGCGGCCTGGTCGGCCTTGGCCTTCTCGGCCTCTTCGGCCTTCTTCTGCGCCTGAGCGGCGGCCTGCTGGGTCTGGGCGGCGTCCTGGGCGAACGCGGCCGGGGCCACCAGGGCAGCGGCGATCAGGGGCGCAATCAGATACTTACGGGTGGTCATGCTGCGGTCCTCCGGTGTCGTGGGGTCAACGTTAAGGCGGGAGCGCCTGCGCCGCTCCCCTCAGCGACGGCGCGACCGTAACGGCTGCCGCCATGCTCGCGACTGAACGAGGGGCTGGCAACCGTTCGGCCCGGTACGGCGCTTGACCGGGGCCGGACCCGTCGCCATGCTCGCCGGGCTCGATGACAGGGGACCCTTCCATGCCGTACCTGCGACTCGTACTGGCCCTGCTGCTGCCGCTGGCGGCCGCGCTGCCCGCCCATGCCGCCAACACGCCGCTGCCGATCGAACAGATCCGCATCGACGAGCTGATGAACGACACCCAAAAGACCGGCGGGGGCATCGAGTCCAGCGAAATGGTCTGGTGGCTGCCGCCGCAGCTGTGGGCCTACGTGCTGGCCAAGCAGGAAGGCGCCGGCGGCAAGCACGACAAGAGCGCGTCGCAGGCGGTGTCCAAGCAGTTCCAGGACCTGTTCACCCGCCACACCGTGGTGGCGGTGCTGCGCATCAGCGACAACAACACCCTCAATCCCGAATTCAGCGGCGAGGCCGAGCTGCGCTCGCAGCTGCGCCTGATCGATATGAACGGCGAGAGCCATACGCCGGTGGCGGCCGACAAGGTCGACCCCGAGCTCAGCGCCATCCTCAAGGTCATGCGCCCGGTGCTGACCGGCCTGATCGGCCCGGCCGGCGAGAACATGCAGTTCTATGTATTCCCCGGCCGCGGCAAGGCCGGCCCGGTCGCCGACGCGCTCGCCGATGGCAAGATGCGCGTAATGCTGGGCCGCAACGAGTTCGTCTTCCGCCTGCCGCTGGGCGCGCTGCTGCCCGCGCGGCGCGATCCCGGCAACGGCGAGACGTTCCCCGGCAACTATCGCTACAACCCGTACACCGGATCGCCCCTGGAGGCGGTCGGCGGCGGGCGCTAACCGTTCACTACCCCCATGCAGGTTTCATGAGCAGTCGTTACAACGCCGCCGATATCGAAGTCCTCTCCGGCCTGGACCCGGTCAAACGCCGGCCGGGCATGTACACCGACACCAGCCGGCCCAACCATCTGGCCCAGGAAGTCATCGACAACGCCGTCGACGAGGCCCTGGCCGGGCACGCGCGCAGCATCGAGGTCACCCTGTACGCCGACGGCAGCTGCGAAGTGGCCGACGACGGCCGCGGCATGCCGGTGGACATCCACCCCGAGGAGAAGATCCCGGGCGTGGAGCTGATCCTGACCCGCCTGCACGCGGGCGGTAAGTTCAGCAACAAGAACTACACCTTCTCCGGCGGCCTGCACGGCGTCGGCGTGAGCGTGGTCAACGCGCTGTCCAAGCTGGTCGAAGTGCACATCAAGCGCGACGGCAGCGAATACCGCATGACCTTCAAGGACGGCGACCGCGCCACCCCGCTGGAGGTGGTCGGCACCGTCGGCAAGAAGAACACCGGCACCCGCGTGCGCTTCTGGCCCGACGCCAAGTATTTCGACACGCCCAAGTTCTCGCTGCGCGCGCTCAAGCACGTGCTGCGCGCCAAGGCGGTGCTGTGCCCGGGCCTGAACGTCAAGCTGTTCGACGAGGCCAGCGGCGAGCGTCTGGAGTGGTACTACGAGGACGGCCTGCGCGACTACCTGTCCGGCGAGCTGCGCGAAGGCCAGCCGCAGCGCGAACTGCTGCCGCCGGAACTGTTCGTGGGCCAGCTCAAGAAGGACACCGAGGTCGTGGACTGGGCGGTGGCCTGGGCGCCCGACGGCGAGCTGGTGCAGGAAAGCTACGTCAACCTGATCCCGACCGCACAGCACGGCACCCACGTCAACGGCCTGCGCACCGGTTTCACCGACGCGCTGCGCGAGTTCTGCGACTTCCGCAACCTGCTGCCGCGCGGCGTCAAGCTGGCGCCGGAAGACGTGTGGGACCGCGTCGCCTTCGTGCTCAGCATCAAGATGACCGACCCGCAGTTCAGCGGCCAGACCAAGGAGCGCTTGTCCTCGCGCCAGGCCGCAGGCTTCGTCGAGGGCGCCGCACACGACGCGTTCTCGCTGTGGCTCAACCAGCACACCGAACTGGGCGAGAAGATCGCCCAGCTGGCGATCGAGCGCGCCGCCGCGCGCCTGAAGACCGAAAAGCAGATCGTCCGCAAGAAGGTCACCCAGGGCCCCGCCCTGCCCGGCAAGCTCGCCGACTGCAGTTCGCAGGATCTCTCACGCACCGAACTGTTCCTGGTCGAGGGCGACTCGGCCGGCGGCAGCGCGCGCCAGGCGCGCGACAAGGATTTCCAGGCGATCCTGCCGCTGCGCGGCAAGATCCTCAACACCTGGGAAGTGGCCTCGGGCAGCGTGCTGGGTTCGCAGGAAGTGCACGACCTGGCGGTGGCGATCGGCTGCGATCCGGGCAAGGACGACATCAGCGGCCTGCGCTACGGCAAGGTGGTGATCCTGGCCGACGCCGACTCCGACGGCCTGCACATCGCGACCCTGCTCAGCGCGCTGTTCCTCAAGCACTTCCCGGCCCTGGTCGCGGCCGGCCACATCTTCGTGGCCATGCCGCCGCTGTTCCGCGTGGACGTGGGCAAGCAGGTGTTCTACGCGCTGGACGAAGAGGAAAAGCGCATCCTGCTGGAGAAGATCGAACGCGAGAAAGTCCGCGGCGCGATCAACGTGACCCGCTTCAAGGGCCTGGGCGAGATGAACGCCGGGCAGCTGCGCGAGTCCACCATCCACCCCGACACGCGCCGCCTGGTGCAGCTGACGGTGGACGATTCGGCCGAAACGCATTCGCTGATGGACATGCTGCTGGCCAAGAAGCGCGCCGGCGACCGCAAGTATTGGTTGGAAACCAAGGGCGATCTGGCCACGCTGGAAGTCTGAGCGGCTTGTGCCGCGGCCGCGAACCGGTATCGTGCAGCGATGCCGGTTCGCGCGCAGACGCGGACCCACGCGCCCGCCGCAAGGAGCAACGCATGCCGCCGCCGCTACCCGCGCCCAAGACCGTCTGGCTGTGGACGGCCATCATGGCCGCCGGCGCGCATCTGCCGCTGATCAGCCTGCTGATGATCTGGGCGCAGGAAGGCCACTGCGGCGACGGGCTGTGCGGCTTCATGGAATCGGTGTTCGTGTGGCTGCTGTGCGGCTTCGTCGCGCTGGTCGCGGCGATCGTCGGCCTGGCGCGCGGCGAGCGGCCGCGGTGGCTGGCGCTGGTGGCGTTGGCGACGATGGTGGTGCCGATGGCGGTGTTGATGGGGGTGGCGGCGCTGTAGGCGCCGCTCGCCCCGCTCTCCCCTTTGCTTGTCTTCCCCCTTTGAAAAAGGGGGATTGAGGGGGATTTGCTTTTCGCTTTGGGGAGAGGCAGAAGCAACAGCAACAGCAAATCCCCCCTAGCCCCCCTTTTTCAAAGGGGGAACTAAAGGAGGGGGAGCTAAGCGGACGCGAGTGCTTTCAACGCCGCGCGCAGCGGTGCGCGCAATGCAGCCGGATAGCAGCGCGTCACCGCCACTTTCGGCGTGCCGTGCCAACGCGCGCAGTCGTCGATGGCGCGGGCGATGTCGTCCACCGGCGCGCGTTCGGGCGCGATGCCCTCTTCCAGGTGCAGGGCTTTGACCTCGAACACGCCTTCGCGGCGGTGCGCCTTGGCGTCCAGGCGCCCGACCAGGCGGCCGCGGGCGAGGATGGGCAGTACGAAGTAGCCGTAGCGGCGCTTGGCCTCGGGCGTGTAGCACTCCAGGGTGTAGTCGAAGCCGAGGAATTCGCGCGCGCGCTCGCGGTCCCAGACCAGCGGATCGAACGGCGACAGCAGCGCGCAATGGGTGGCGCGCAGGCGCCCGGCCGCGGCCTGCGCCAACACCTGCGCATGATCGGCGTGCACGTAGCCCGGCGCGTCCCAGCCCTGCACCTCCACGCGCAGCAGATCGCCCTGCTCCACCAGCGGCTGCAGGTCGGCATCGCGCAGGCGCGGTTTGGTCCGGTAGTAGTCGGCGACCCAGCGCGCCTGGGCGATGCCCAGGGCCTTGACCGACTTCAGGATGGTCTGGTGGCGCACCTGGGCGAGCTCGAGTTCGGTGCTGTCCCAGCCCGGCACTACGGCGCCGGCCACGCGTTCGCTCAGGTCGTACACGCGCTGGAAGTTGTCGCGCCGCGCCACCATCAGTTCGCCCAGGGCGAAGCCGGTTTCCAGCCAGCGCTTCTCGTCCTTCCAGCCCCACCAGCCGCCAGCGCCGGGCTGCTTGCGCTCGAAGTCCGAGGACTTGACCGCGCCCAGGTCGCGGATGTGCGCCAGCAGGCGGTCGATCTTGGCGCCGCTGCGGCTGCGGTGCGCCTGCGCGTTGCGGATCGCCCAGTGGTGGGCGCGCTGCGGCATGGCGTTGCGATGCAGCAGGTAGTCGTCCATCGGCGCGAAGCAGGCCTCGTGCGCCCAGACTTCGAAGATCGCGCGCTCGGCCAGCAGCTCTTCCAGCCAGCGCGACGGGTAGTCGCCCAGGCGCGCGTGCAGCACCAGGTAGGGGCTGCGCGCGACCACGTGGATGGTGTCGATCTGCAGCAGCTGCATGCGCGCGATCGCGGCCAGCACGTCGGCCTTGCGCGCGCGTTTGCGCGGCCGCGCGAGCAGGCCCTGCGCGGCCAGGTGCAGCGCGCGCGCCTGCGCCGGGCTCAGCGGCGCCGCGGCCAGGCTCATGGGTCCAGACAGGCGCGCAGCAGGCGTTCCAGCAGCGGCTGTAGGCGCACCGCCACGGCTTCGTCGTAGGCGTAGCTGCGCTCGTCCATGTAGTTGCGCTGGCTCAGCTCCAACTGCACCGCCTGCACGCCGGTCTCGGGCGAAGCGTAGTGGCGGGTGATGTAGCCGCCTTTGAAGCGGCCGTTGACCACGTAGTCGTAGTCGCCTTGCGCGGCCAGCAGCGCTTCCAGCCGGGCCTGCAGCTGCGGCGAACAGCTGGCGCCGCCGGAGGTGCCCAGGTTGAGGTCGGGCAGCCGGCCCTCGAACAGGAACGGCAGGTCGCTGCCCTTGATCGAATGGCCTTCCCACAGCACCACGCGGCCATGCTCGCCGCGAATGCGCGCGAGCTCGGCGTCCAGGTTCTCGTGATAGGGGCGCCAGTACAGGTCCACGCGCTGCGCCACTTCCTCGGGGGTGGGCTCCTGACCGTCCAGGTACACCGGCTCGCCGGTGAAGCGCACCGCCGGGCACAGGCCGGTGGTGTTCTGGCCCGGATACAGTGAGGTGTCGTCGGGCGGACGGTTCAGGTCGACCACGTAGCGCGAGTAGCGCGGCACCAGGATCGAGGCGCCCAGTTCGCGCGCGAACGAATACAGCAGCGCCACGTGCCAATCGGTATCCGGCGCCTCGCGCGCCTGCGGCTGCATGCGCGCAGCCAGCTCCGGCGGGATCTGGCTGCCGTTGTGCGGCAGGCTGATCAACAGCGGCGCGCTGCCGCGATGGAGTTCGAAGACCGGTTCGGCCGGCGCGGGGACGTGGCTCATGGCGTTCAGGGTTTCAGGTGGCGCTGGAAGAAGTCCATGGTACTGCGGTGCACCTGCAGCCAGGTCGCATAGCGCAGGAAGAAGTGGTCTTCGTCGGGCAGCACCAGGCTCTGCACCGGCACGCCCCGCGCGCGCAGGCGCTCGGCCAGGTCCACGCCCTGGCTGAACTTGACCGCGCGGTCGTCGTCGCCGTGCACCAGCAGTACCGGCGAACGCCAGCCTTCCACGCGGGTGACCGGCGAGGAGCGGCCGGCCAGTTCCAGCTCATCGGGCTTCAGGCCCCACAGCC
The sequence above is a segment of the Lysobacter silvisoli genome. Coding sequences within it:
- a CDS encoding phosphodiester glycosidase family protein, whose translation is MKLLARALIALAALFGAAAPAREPRYTVLRVDTRSEDLRLFLRDDQGKPLLQLKRLDAWLRSRGQSLRFAMNAGMYEPDYSPVGLLVIDGQELAPLNLREGEGNFYLKPNGVFLLGAQGPRVIESSRYPAQAQGVRLATQSGPLLLQGGAIHPRLGPDSKSRHVRNGVGVDGPIAYFVISDEPVTLYEFARHFRDVLHCSDALYLDGAISTLRAPALKRRGSGAKLGPMIGVVE
- a CDS encoding GFA family protein: MSDPHPNLLPGGCHCGAVRLEFATALTPQDTAPRACDCDFCRKHGAAYVSDPTGRLRIRVADAAGLLAYRQGSEAALFRLCARCGVLVAVTYEQDGRLYAAVNATALDRRDAFLPAVDASPQLLSREQKIERWTRLWVGDVAVTGSG
- a CDS encoding zinc ribbon domain-containing protein — encoded protein: MSSYVCVKCGGTDCEVAELRGAGGLMSSVLDVSTRKFKTVSCERCGYTEFYRADLSDGAKLFDFLAG
- the parE gene encoding DNA topoisomerase IV subunit B, with amino-acid sequence MSSRYNAADIEVLSGLDPVKRRPGMYTDTSRPNHLAQEVIDNAVDEALAGHARSIEVTLYADGSCEVADDGRGMPVDIHPEEKIPGVELILTRLHAGGKFSNKNYTFSGGLHGVGVSVVNALSKLVEVHIKRDGSEYRMTFKDGDRATPLEVVGTVGKKNTGTRVRFWPDAKYFDTPKFSLRALKHVLRAKAVLCPGLNVKLFDEASGERLEWYYEDGLRDYLSGELREGQPQRELLPPELFVGQLKKDTEVVDWAVAWAPDGELVQESYVNLIPTAQHGTHVNGLRTGFTDALREFCDFRNLLPRGVKLAPEDVWDRVAFVLSIKMTDPQFSGQTKERLSSRQAAGFVEGAAHDAFSLWLNQHTELGEKIAQLAIERAAARLKTEKQIVRKKVTQGPALPGKLADCSSQDLSRTELFLVEGDSAGGSARQARDKDFQAILPLRGKILNTWEVASGSVLGSQEVHDLAVAIGCDPGKDDISGLRYGKVVILADADSDGLHIATLLSALFLKHFPALVAAGHIFVAMPPLFRVDVGKQVFYALDEEEKRILLEKIEREKVRGAINVTRFKGLGEMNAGQLRESTIHPDTRRLVQLTVDDSAETHSLMDMLLAKKRAGDRKYWLETKGDLATLEV
- a CDS encoding winged helix-turn-helix domain-containing protein is translated as MSLAAAPLSPAQARALHLAAQGLLARPRKRARKADVLAAIARMQLLQIDTIHVVARSPYLVLHARLGDYPSRWLEELLAERAIFEVWAHEACFAPMDDYLLHRNAMPQRAHHWAIRNAQAHRSRSGAKIDRLLAHIRDLGAVKSSDFERKQPGAGGWWGWKDEKRWLETGFALGELMVARRDNFQRVYDLSERVAGAVVPGWDSTELELAQVRHQTILKSVKALGIAQARWVADYYRTKPRLRDADLQPLVEQGDLLRVEVQGWDAPGYVHADHAQVLAQAAAGRLRATHCALLSPFDPLVWDRERAREFLGFDYTLECYTPEAKRRYGYFVLPILARGRLVGRLDAKAHRREGVFEVKALHLEEGIAPERAPVDDIARAIDDCARWHGTPKVAVTRCYPAALRAPLRAALKALASA
- the hutG gene encoding N-formylglutamate deformylase → MSHVPAPAEPVFELHRGSAPLLISLPHNGSQIPPELAARMQPQAREAPDTDWHVALLYSFARELGASILVPRYSRYVVDLNRPPDDTSLYPGQNTTGLCPAVRFTGEPVYLDGQEPTPEEVAQRVDLYWRPYHENLDAELARIRGEHGRVVLWEGHSIKGSDLPFLFEGRLPDLNLGTSGGASCSPQLQARLEALLAAQGDYDYVVNGRFKGGYITRHYASPETGVQAVQLELSQRNYMDERSYAYDEAVAVRLQPLLERLLRACLDP